From Gemmatimonadaceae bacterium, the proteins below share one genomic window:
- a CDS encoding NAD(P)H-binding protein codes for MHIAVFGATGRVGGRFVEYALAAGHTIRALVRDISKIDPRPGLEVVQGDVLTVDDVERTIAGTDAVVSGLGGAGVEAPGDAQSQGMRNIVAAMTKLGIKRVLGVAGGGILDSAKGGLRHDQPGFPALYRAVSGKHEEAWRAMQASDLDWTMIATGDIVAGARSGEYRTLENRLPEKATQISVEDVADFLLKALTQGLHLRTRVGAGY; via the coding sequence ATGCACATCGCCGTCTTCGGAGCCACCGGCCGCGTCGGCGGCCGATTCGTCGAGTACGCCCTAGCCGCGGGCCACACGATCCGCGCCTTGGTGCGCGACATATCCAAGATCGACCCACGCCCCGGCCTTGAGGTCGTGCAAGGCGACGTGCTCACCGTCGATGACGTCGAGCGAACGATCGCCGGTACCGATGCCGTCGTGTCCGGCCTCGGCGGTGCCGGCGTCGAGGCGCCGGGAGATGCGCAATCGCAAGGCATGCGCAACATCGTCGCCGCGATGACGAAGCTCGGCATCAAGCGCGTGCTCGGTGTCGCGGGGGGCGGAATCCTCGATTCCGCGAAGGGCGGCCTGCGCCACGACCAGCCCGGCTTCCCCGCCCTCTACCGCGCCGTGAGTGGCAAGCACGAAGAAGCCTGGCGCGCGATGCAGGCCAGCGACCTCGACTGGACGATGATCGCCACCGGCGACATCGTCGCCGGCGCGCGCAGCGGTGAATACCGCACGCTGGAGAACAGGCTCCCGGAGAAAGCCACGCAGATCAGCGTCGAGGACGTCGCCGATTTCCTGCTCAAGGCACTCACGCAGGGCCTGCACCTCCGCACACGGGTCGGCGCAGGCTACTGA